From one Dyella sp. 2HG41-7 genomic stretch:
- a CDS encoding C40 family peptidase codes for MSLASTGDWHKHSLFAHALRLSVVFIVLSLAACGTAPRREATYKASESALANEPARAPENSIGTANDVLFRAMALVGTPYHWGGNTPSGGFDCSGLVGYIYRNAANIQLPHSSREMASVSGEKVRHMDDLISGDLVFFSIDGGISHVGVYVGKGRFVHAPNSGGTVRLDDIDGPYWRDHFAYGKRLLD; via the coding sequence ATGAGCCTGGCCAGTACAGGGGATTGGCATAAACACAGTCTGTTCGCTCACGCTTTGCGGCTGAGCGTGGTGTTTATTGTGCTGAGTTTGGCCGCTTGCGGCACCGCGCCGCGGCGCGAGGCAACTTACAAAGCATCGGAATCGGCGCTCGCCAACGAGCCAGCACGCGCGCCCGAGAACTCCATCGGCACCGCCAACGACGTGCTGTTCCGCGCGATGGCGCTGGTCGGCACGCCGTATCACTGGGGCGGTAATACGCCGAGCGGTGGCTTCGATTGCAGCGGCCTGGTGGGCTACATCTATCGAAATGCCGCCAATATCCAACTGCCGCACAGCTCGCGCGAGATGGCCTCGGTCAGCGGCGAGAAAGTCCGACACATGGACGATCTGATCAGCGGTGATCTGGTGTTCTTCTCCATCGATGGCGGCATCAGCCACGTCGGCGTCTACGTCGGCAAGGGCCGTTTCGTGCACGCGCCAAACAGCGGCGGGACGGTGCGCCTGGACGATATCGACGGCCCCTACTGGCGCGATCATTTCGCCTACGGCAAGCGATTGCTGGACTAA
- a CDS encoding TonB family protein — protein sequence MNMMLLRMLLTASFGLALALLLRKPMRRIFGAGPAFTLWCLPLLLAAMPWIPASFETPALQPIIAALPSQTYITPDDAPSVIYAWLIAVWLLGVAYGIVNLTFRYVRLARACGPMPEIMQRRLTREYPSLPMRRVCLHVAGPAVMWAPRARLLLPADFFERQDAEAREMVLRHECTHLRRGDAWWSLLSECLLILLWFHPLAWFALPRFQLDQELACDENVLRASPRYEAPYARTLMRSTGVDAQPAMIPWLAESQLKERLTMISRPPRSSWRRRIGYVTLASLFASSALLAQTSTAPPVDRTAAQDIDYNAAQRPMYPQDAIKNREQGMVLLKVLVGADGVARQINVDPKTQASPELTKAASDAAMKWRYNPKIEGGKAVESWVTVPVMFSLAPLPPHPPGPPPRPGTVPPPPPPPGMLPPPPPPPPGGPSSSNS from the coding sequence ATGAACATGATGTTGCTGCGAATGCTGCTCACCGCTTCGTTCGGCTTGGCGCTCGCGTTGCTGTTGCGCAAGCCGATGCGCCGCATCTTTGGCGCAGGGCCGGCGTTTACGTTGTGGTGCTTGCCGCTGCTCCTCGCTGCCATGCCATGGATCCCGGCGTCCTTCGAAACGCCCGCACTGCAGCCCATCATCGCTGCACTGCCTTCACAGACCTACATCACGCCGGACGATGCGCCTTCCGTAATCTATGCGTGGCTGATTGCCGTGTGGTTGCTCGGCGTGGCATACGGGATCGTCAATCTGACATTTCGATATGTACGCCTGGCGCGCGCATGCGGGCCGATGCCCGAAATCATGCAGCGCCGACTCACACGCGAATACCCATCGCTACCGATGCGCCGCGTGTGTCTGCACGTTGCGGGTCCCGCAGTGATGTGGGCGCCGCGCGCACGTCTTCTGCTACCTGCGGATTTCTTCGAACGTCAGGATGCCGAGGCGCGCGAGATGGTGTTGCGCCACGAATGCACGCATCTGCGTCGCGGCGATGCGTGGTGGAGCCTGCTGAGCGAATGCTTGCTGATCCTGCTTTGGTTCCATCCCCTGGCTTGGTTTGCGTTACCACGTTTCCAACTCGACCAGGAGCTTGCCTGCGACGAAAACGTGCTGCGCGCCTCGCCTCGTTACGAAGCACCTTACGCGCGAACGCTGATGCGCAGTACCGGCGTCGATGCGCAACCCGCGATGATCCCTTGGCTCGCAGAGTCACAATTGAAGGAGCGCCTCACCATGATCAGCCGTCCTCCACGCAGCAGTTGGCGCCGCCGAATCGGCTACGTGACGCTGGCTTCTCTTTTTGCCAGCAGCGCCCTCTTGGCCCAAACCAGCACCGCGCCACCGGTCGATCGCACCGCTGCTCAGGACATCGATTACAACGCAGCACAACGCCCGATGTATCCGCAGGACGCTATTAAAAACCGTGAGCAAGGCATGGTGCTGTTGAAAGTGCTGGTGGGCGCGGACGGGGTTGCGCGCCAAATCAACGTCGATCCCAAAACCCAGGCCTCGCCCGAACTGACCAAAGCCGCTAGCGACGCGGCTATGAAATGGCGTTACAACCCGAAGATCGAAGGCGGCAAAGCGGTGGAAAGTTGGGTCACCGTGCCCGTGATGTTCAGCCTTGCGCCGTTGCCGCCGCATCCGCCCGGACCGCCGCCGCGTCCAGGTACCGTGCCGCCACCGCCTCCGCCGCCGGGCATGCTGCCTCCGCCGCCGCCCCCGCCGCCGGGAGGGCCAAGTTCTTCCAACTCCTAA
- a CDS encoding BlaI/MecI/CopY family transcriptional regulator — MSPPIIAISDAESRVMEALWQQAPLTSEQIVAAIQSSSDWHEKTIRTLLNRLLGKGAVEATRDGRRYLYQPLLTRAQWQSQESHSLLDRVFGGRVAPLLAHFSQHEKLSAKDVAELRKMLDAIERKER; from the coding sequence ATGTCTCCCCCCATCATCGCCATCAGCGATGCCGAAAGCCGCGTCATGGAAGCGCTGTGGCAGCAGGCGCCGCTGACGTCCGAGCAAATCGTCGCCGCCATCCAATCCAGCAGCGACTGGCACGAAAAAACCATCCGTACCCTGCTCAACCGTCTGCTCGGCAAGGGCGCGGTGGAAGCGACGCGCGACGGACGGCGTTATCTCTACCAACCCTTGCTGACGCGCGCGCAATGGCAGTCGCAAGAAAGCCATAGCCTGCTCGATCGCGTGTTTGGCGGTCGCGTCGCGCCGTTGCTCGCGCACTTCAGCCAGCACGAAAAACTTTCCGCCAAGGATGTCGCCGAGCTGCGCAAGATGCTCGACGCCATCGAGCGAAAGGAGCGCTGA
- a CDS encoding FAD-dependent oxidoreductase: MTTSRSDVLILGGGVIGLSCAWHLLKGGARVRVLEQGTPGCGSSHGNCGTITPSHAAPLTMPGTLGVALRSVLRADAPLYLNPRFDGPRFRWLMGFARHCNWSDFERATQARLAILQRSRQLLTEFVGNEKLDCEFEEAGLLYVYRSAAQRDDDEQHHAQVLDRLGIAVQRLRGDEVEAMEPALKPGVLGGLFHPDDARLRPDRYVAELARLVREQGGMIETGAKIERLETNGRQIVGVSTSLGDFTGDRVVLALGAWSPLLGKQLGLRIPMQPGKGYSLTYTRPARAPRHAMVLREAKVCVTTWDSGFRLGSTMEFSGYSEGLNRARVDALRRGAAQGLHDPEGPQLQESWWGWRPMSVDEVPIIGSSTRWSNLHLATGHGMLGVSMSTATGELVAAQIQGNTPVIDPTPYAPARFHL, encoded by the coding sequence ATGACGACCTCTCGTAGCGACGTATTGATTCTTGGCGGCGGCGTGATAGGCCTTTCCTGCGCATGGCATCTGCTCAAAGGCGGAGCCCGCGTGCGGGTACTGGAGCAGGGCACGCCCGGTTGCGGCAGCTCGCACGGCAACTGCGGCACCATCACCCCGAGCCACGCTGCGCCTCTGACCATGCCGGGCACGCTGGGCGTGGCCTTGCGTTCTGTGCTCCGCGCCGACGCGCCGCTGTACCTCAACCCCCGCTTCGACGGGCCGCGCTTTCGTTGGCTCATGGGGTTCGCCCGACATTGCAATTGGTCCGACTTCGAGCGCGCTACCCAGGCGAGGCTGGCGATTCTGCAGCGGTCGCGGCAGCTATTGACCGAGTTTGTAGGCAACGAAAAACTCGACTGCGAGTTTGAAGAAGCCGGTTTGTTGTACGTCTATCGCAGTGCGGCGCAAAGGGACGACGACGAGCAGCATCACGCGCAGGTGCTGGATCGTTTGGGCATTGCGGTGCAGCGATTGCGCGGCGACGAAGTCGAAGCGATGGAGCCGGCGCTCAAGCCAGGCGTGCTGGGTGGCTTGTTTCACCCGGACGATGCGCGTTTGCGCCCCGATCGCTACGTCGCGGAATTGGCGCGGCTGGTGCGCGAACAAGGCGGCATGATCGAGACCGGCGCAAAAATCGAACGCTTGGAAACCAACGGGCGACAGATCGTGGGCGTCAGTACGTCTCTGGGCGATTTTACCGGCGACCGCGTCGTGCTGGCGCTTGGCGCCTGGTCGCCGCTGCTCGGCAAACAACTGGGCCTGCGTATTCCGATGCAACCGGGCAAAGGCTATTCGCTGACGTATACGCGCCCGGCACGCGCGCCGCGCCATGCCATGGTGCTGCGCGAAGCGAAGGTCTGCGTCACCACTTGGGATAGTGGCTTTCGATTGGGCAGCACGATGGAGTTCTCCGGTTATTCGGAGGGACTCAATCGCGCGCGCGTCGACGCGTTGCGTCGTGGCGCGGCTCAGGGCTTGCACGATCCGGAAGGTCCGCAATTGCAGGAATCCTGGTGGGGATGGCGCCCAATGAGCGTCGACGAAGTGCCGATCATCGGGTCGAGCACGCGTTGGTCCAATCTGCATCTGGCCACGGGACACGGCATGCTCGGCGTCAGCATGTCGACAGCGACGGGCGAATTGGTCGCCGCACAAATCCAAGGCAACACGCCTGTTATCGATCCGACCCCTTACGCACCAGCGCGCTTTCATCTGTAG
- the gorA gene encoding glutathione-disulfide reductase, whose amino-acid sequence MSERFDLIVLGAGSGGLSVAQHAARLGASVALFDPDALGGTCVNRGCVPKKAMWYAAQIADMHRLGAEIGFSATPMQLDWARFRALRDRYIAGIRSRYATRLDTAGIHVVTEAARLTSNDSVVTANGFQASAAHMVIATGSRPRRLAIPGVELGIVSDDIFALDAPPRRVAVVGGGYVAVEFAGVLNGLGCEVDLLVRGNLLADFDRELVEALATHMHAHGIRIVRDIHIRAAHGEPGQITLETTDGAQHGLYDTVLWAVGRAPNSEGFGLEVLGVERDEQGHVRVDAFQNTNVPGLYAVGDVTDRRALTPVAVAAGRALVDRLIGGHADARFDDSAIPSVVFSEPPLGTVGLTEQQARARYGSAVSVHSGRYTPLLWMVAGRSEQSVVKLVCVGDDRRVVGIHVLGPGSDELLQGFAVALQKGLYWRDLKAAIAIHPTAAEELLLLH is encoded by the coding sequence ATGAGCGAACGTTTCGATCTGATCGTTCTGGGAGCAGGTTCTGGCGGATTGAGCGTCGCGCAGCATGCGGCGCGATTGGGCGCGAGCGTTGCGTTGTTCGATCCGGATGCACTCGGCGGCACCTGCGTGAATCGCGGTTGCGTGCCGAAGAAGGCGATGTGGTATGCGGCGCAAATCGCCGACATGCATCGCCTCGGTGCGGAAATCGGTTTCAGTGCAACGCCGATGCAGTTGGATTGGGCGCGCTTTCGCGCTTTGCGCGATCGGTATATCGCCGGCATTCGTTCGCGTTATGCGACGCGCCTGGATACGGCGGGTATTCATGTAGTGACGGAAGCAGCGCGTCTGACCTCCAACGACTCCGTTGTCACAGCCAACGGGTTTCAGGCCAGCGCTGCGCACATGGTGATAGCGACTGGTTCGCGTCCGCGCCGACTCGCTATTCCAGGCGTCGAACTGGGCATCGTGTCGGACGATATTTTTGCGCTCGATGCGCCGCCGCGACGCGTCGCGGTGGTTGGCGGCGGATACGTGGCGGTGGAATTCGCAGGCGTGTTGAACGGTCTGGGCTGCGAGGTCGATTTGCTGGTGCGCGGAAATCTATTGGCGGATTTCGATCGCGAACTCGTCGAAGCACTGGCGACGCACATGCATGCGCACGGCATTCGTATCGTACGCGACATTCATATCCGAGCAGCGCACGGCGAACCCGGACAGATCACACTGGAAACAACGGATGGTGCTCAGCACGGCCTTTACGACACCGTGTTGTGGGCGGTGGGGCGCGCGCCAAACAGCGAAGGTTTTGGCCTCGAAGTCCTCGGCGTGGAGCGCGACGAACAGGGACATGTGCGGGTGGATGCGTTTCAGAACACCAACGTGCCCGGCCTCTACGCCGTCGGCGATGTCACGGATCGGCGCGCACTGACGCCGGTGGCTGTTGCAGCCGGGCGTGCCTTGGTCGATCGGTTGATCGGCGGCCATGCCGATGCAAGATTCGACGATAGCGCCATACCCAGCGTGGTTTTTTCCGAACCGCCGTTGGGCACGGTGGGCCTTACCGAACAGCAAGCGCGGGCGCGTTACGGCAGCGCGGTGAGCGTGCACAGCGGTCGCTACACACCTTTGCTTTGGATGGTGGCAGGACGTTCGGAACAGAGCGTCGTGAAGCTGGTATGTGTGGGCGACGACCGCCGCGTCGTCGGCATCCACGTGCTGGGGCCGGGTAGCGACGAATTGCTGCAAGGTTTTGCGGTGGCGCTGCAAAAAGGACTTTATTGGCGCGATCTGAAAGCGGCTATCGCGATTCATCCCACGGCCGCCGAGGAATTGCTGTTGCTGCATTGA
- the hutG gene encoding N-formylglutamate deformylase — METFTLTRGYAPLLISLPHDGTYIPDELAARLHPQARRAPDTDWHVARLYESLADELGASVIKPVASRYVIDLNRPADGHALYPGRRETGLAPTIGFDGEPLYLEGQEPTAEEIRQRIETWWRPYHQALAGELARLKDEFGSVVLWDGHSIRSRVPMLFEGRLPDFNLGTADGESCSADLQWDLTSVMEAQERYDFVVNGRFKGGYITRHYGQPAERIQAVQLELAQCQYMDEESFAWDGDKAQMVQHTIRELLRHCLA; from the coding sequence ATGGAGACCTTTACGCTTACCCGCGGCTACGCGCCGTTGCTGATCAGTTTGCCGCATGACGGCACCTACATCCCCGACGAATTGGCCGCGCGGCTGCATCCGCAAGCGCGCCGTGCGCCCGATACCGATTGGCACGTTGCGCGCCTGTACGAATCGTTGGCCGATGAACTGGGCGCCAGCGTGATCAAGCCGGTCGCATCGCGTTATGTCATCGACCTCAATCGTCCTGCCGACGGTCACGCCTTGTATCCGGGGCGACGCGAAACAGGGCTTGCACCTACCATCGGATTCGATGGCGAGCCGCTCTATTTGGAAGGACAAGAGCCAACGGCGGAGGAAATCCGTCAGCGCATCGAGACCTGGTGGCGGCCTTATCACCAGGCGCTGGCAGGGGAGTTAGCTCGCCTCAAGGATGAATTTGGATCCGTCGTGTTGTGGGATGGCCACTCGATCCGTAGTCGGGTGCCGATGCTTTTCGAAGGTCGGTTGCCGGATTTCAATCTGGGCACCGCCGATGGCGAGAGCTGCAGCGCGGACCTCCAATGGGACCTCACTAGCGTGATGGAAGCCCAGGAGCGTTACGATTTTGTCGTCAACGGACGTTTCAAGGGCGGCTACATCACCCGGCATTACGGACAGCCCGCGGAACGCATCCAGGCGGTACAGCTTGAGCTGGCGCAGTGTCAGTACATGGATGAAGAGAGCTTCGCGTGGGACGGCGACAAAGCGCAGATGGTGCAGCACACCATTCGTGAGTTATTGCGGCATTGTCTAGCCTGA
- a CDS encoding Rid family hydrolase, whose protein sequence is MSDVVRTQTAPAPVGAYPHARRVGNLLFLSGVGPREPHTNRIPGNVYDVEGRLMSYDIEQQCRQVFANVRAVLEASGARWEDLVDVTVFLTDMSHDFPTYNRLYADYFKGVDACRTTLGITSLPTPIAIELKCIAALPPATN, encoded by the coding sequence ATGAGCGACGTGGTTCGCACGCAGACGGCGCCGGCTCCGGTCGGCGCGTATCCGCACGCACGACGGGTCGGCAACTTGTTGTTCCTGTCCGGCGTGGGTCCGCGCGAACCGCATACGAATCGCATTCCCGGCAATGTCTACGACGTCGAAGGCCGCTTGATGAGCTACGACATCGAGCAACAGTGCCGACAAGTATTCGCCAACGTGCGCGCTGTGCTCGAAGCGAGTGGCGCGCGCTGGGAAGATCTGGTCGATGTCACCGTGTTCCTGACCGACATGTCGCACGACTTCCCGACCTACAACCGCCTTTACGCCGATTACTTCAAAGGCGTGGATGCATGCCGCACCACGCTCGGCATCACATCGCTGCCGACACCCATCGCGATCGAGCTCAAATGCATCGCCGCCCTGCCACCAGCGACGAACTGA
- the can gene encoding carbonate dehydratase, producing MSSPLQDLIDSNRRWSASMTQADPKFFERLATQQSPKYLWIGCSDSRVPATQIVDLPPGEIFVQRNVANVVSHTDLNCLSAIQFAVDVLKVEHIIVVGHYGCGGVQAVLDERRLGLVDNWLRHVGDVAHKHNDTLASLSSMPLRNTRLCELNAIEQVMNVCQTTVVMDAWERGQGLSVHAWCYSLSNGHMHDLGMHVSSRESLRPNYEGALQLLMRRAGELR from the coding sequence TTGAGCAGCCCACTGCAAGACCTGATCGACAGCAACCGCCGCTGGTCCGCCAGCATGACGCAAGCCGATCCGAAATTTTTCGAGCGGCTCGCCACGCAGCAATCGCCGAAGTATTTGTGGATCGGTTGTTCCGATTCGCGCGTTCCCGCTACGCAAATCGTGGATTTGCCGCCGGGCGAAATCTTCGTGCAACGCAATGTCGCCAATGTGGTGTCGCATACCGACCTGAATTGCCTGAGCGCCATTCAGTTCGCGGTGGACGTGCTGAAGGTCGAGCACATCATCGTGGTCGGGCACTACGGTTGCGGCGGCGTGCAAGCTGTGCTGGACGAACGCCGACTGGGCCTGGTCGACAATTGGCTGCGTCATGTCGGCGACGTGGCGCACAAGCATAACGACACGCTCGCGTCGCTGAGCTCGATGCCTCTTCGCAACACGCGCCTGTGCGAACTCAACGCCATCGAGCAGGTGATGAATGTTTGCCAGACCACCGTCGTGATGGATGCGTGGGAACGCGGCCAGGGTCTTTCCGTGCATGCGTGGTGTTACAGCCTTTCCAACGGTCATATGCACGATCTGGGCATGCATGTTTCTTCCCGCGAATCGCTGCGCCCCAACTACGAGGGAGCCTTGCAGTTGCTGATGCGCCGCGCGGGAGAATTGCGATGA
- a CDS encoding aldehyde dehydrogenase: MPSTRLANLIDGRLQAPLDDRWLDVHEPATGAVFAQCPDSSAADVDAAVHAAQKAAPGWAATPVEERARLLHRLADLIEARLDEFAELESRDSGKPVALAKRLDIPRAVSNLRFFASAVVGWESESHAMETGAINYTLRRPLGVVGCISPWNLPLYLFTWKIAPALASGNAVIAKPSEVTPCTAALLGALSIEAGFPPGVLNIVQGRGAGTGQAIVEHPAIKAVSFTGSTRTGASIAATAAPQFKKLSLELGGKNPAIVFADAELTDEHLDTIVRSGFANQGEICLCGSRLLVQRSIYDQFRERYLAKVKALRVGDPQDASSDLGAMVSSEHFDKVMRCIAQAREEGGQILCGGDAVKLNGRCTDGWFIAPTVVESLSNDTQTNQQEIFGPVVTLIPFDDEAEAIALANGTGYGLAASLWTRDLSRAHRMGAHLEFGIVWINCWLLRDLRTPFGGSKQSGIGREGGGEALRFFTEPRNICIRY; encoded by the coding sequence ATGCCAAGCACACGCCTCGCCAATCTGATTGACGGTCGCCTGCAGGCGCCTTTGGACGATCGCTGGCTCGACGTCCACGAGCCGGCAACCGGCGCAGTTTTCGCACAGTGTCCTGATTCGAGCGCGGCGGATGTCGATGCCGCCGTCCATGCTGCGCAAAAAGCCGCACCCGGCTGGGCTGCCACGCCTGTCGAAGAACGCGCACGACTTCTGCATCGTCTCGCCGATTTGATCGAAGCGCGACTCGATGAATTCGCGGAGCTTGAATCGCGCGACAGCGGCAAACCGGTTGCGCTCGCCAAGCGCCTGGATATTCCGCGCGCCGTTTCCAATCTCCGTTTTTTTGCTTCGGCGGTGGTCGGTTGGGAAAGCGAATCGCACGCGATGGAAACCGGGGCGATCAACTACACGCTGCGCCGGCCGTTGGGCGTTGTCGGCTGCATCAGCCCGTGGAATCTTCCGCTGTATTTGTTCACATGGAAGATCGCGCCCGCGCTTGCCAGCGGCAATGCGGTGATCGCCAAACCATCTGAAGTCACACCGTGTACGGCTGCGTTGCTCGGTGCATTGAGTATCGAGGCAGGCTTTCCACCCGGCGTGTTGAATATCGTGCAAGGGCGTGGCGCCGGGACCGGTCAAGCGATCGTCGAGCACCCCGCCATCAAAGCCGTCTCCTTTACCGGCAGCACACGTACAGGCGCGAGCATCGCCGCGACGGCTGCACCGCAATTTAAAAAGCTGTCGCTTGAACTCGGCGGTAAAAATCCCGCCATCGTGTTCGCCGATGCCGAACTCACCGACGAACATCTGGACACCATCGTCCGCTCGGGCTTCGCCAATCAAGGCGAGATCTGTCTTTGCGGATCGCGTCTGCTGGTACAACGATCCATCTACGACCAGTTTCGCGAGCGCTATCTGGCAAAGGTGAAAGCGTTGCGCGTTGGCGATCCGCAAGACGCATCGAGCGACCTCGGCGCGATGGTGTCGAGCGAACATTTCGACAAAGTGATGCGCTGCATCGCACAAGCACGCGAAGAAGGTGGACAAATTCTTTGCGGCGGCGATGCCGTGAAACTCAACGGACGATGCACGGACGGCTGGTTTATCGCGCCCACGGTCGTCGAAAGCTTGTCGAATGACACGCAAACTAATCAGCAGGAAATTTTCGGCCCTGTCGTTACGCTGATTCCGTTCGACGACGAAGCGGAAGCGATCGCCCTGGCCAACGGTACCGGCTACGGTCTCGCCGCATCGCTGTGGACGCGCGATCTATCGCGCGCGCATCGCATGGGTGCGCACTTGGAATTCGGCATCGTCTGGATCAACTGCTGGCTGCTGCGCGATCTGCGCACGCCGTTCGGCGGCAGCAAACAATCCGGCATCGGCCGGGAGGGCGGCGGCGAAGCGCTGCGCTTCTTCACCGAGCCACGCAATATTTGTATTCGTTATTGA
- a CDS encoding SDR family oxidoreductase gives MDLNLSGRHALVCGASQGIGRATAIELAELGADVTLLARSADRLAALADSLPRTHAAQRHGWRSVDMQDSDALRDAASSVVEENPVHILINNTGGPPGGPVHTAEPSAFESTFRQHVLAGQTLLQIVLTGMRDSGYGRIVNVISTSVKEPIPGLGVSNTVRAAMAAWAKTLAGELAADGITVNNVLPGYTRTARLDGLLAAQAQKSGRSEQELAKEMAAAVPARRFGEPGEIASVIAFLCTPAAAYVNGVSIAVDGGRTKALS, from the coding sequence ATGGATTTGAATCTGAGTGGACGTCACGCGCTGGTGTGTGGCGCGTCGCAAGGCATCGGTCGCGCAACAGCCATCGAGCTGGCCGAACTCGGCGCCGACGTGACCTTGTTGGCGCGTTCCGCCGATCGCCTCGCCGCGCTCGCCGACAGCCTGCCGCGCACGCACGCCGCGCAGCGCCATGGTTGGCGCAGTGTCGATATGCAAGATTCGGATGCGCTGCGTGATGCGGCTTCCAGTGTGGTCGAAGAAAATCCCGTGCACATCCTGATCAACAACACCGGCGGACCGCCGGGCGGCCCCGTTCATACCGCCGAGCCGAGCGCGTTCGAGAGCACGTTTCGCCAGCACGTACTGGCGGGTCAGACGCTGCTGCAAATCGTGCTAACAGGCATGCGCGATAGCGGTTACGGCCGCATCGTCAATGTCATTTCGACATCGGTGAAAGAGCCCATCCCGGGCCTTGGCGTGTCCAACACTGTGCGCGCCGCGATGGCCGCCTGGGCCAAGACGCTGGCTGGCGAATTGGCCGCGGACGGCATCACCGTCAACAACGTGTTGCCTGGCTATACCCGCACCGCCCGACTGGACGGCTTGCTCGCGGCGCAAGCGCAAAAAAGCGGACGTAGCGAACAGGAACTGGCCAAGGAAATGGCGGCGGCCGTGCCTGCGCGTCGCTTTGGCGAGCCCGGCGAAATCGCCTCGGTCATCGCCTTTCTCTGTACGCCCGCAGCGGCGTACGTCAATGGCGTGAGTATTGCCGTGGATGGCGGACGCACCAAAGCACTAAGCTGA